AATATCCTTGTAATGAAAGCTTTGTCATGAATATTACTCCTATAAAAAGAATCcttataattatgaaaaggCAGTTGAATTACGCGAGATTTTTGAATGAATTAAACGAATGCGAATGGTATTTACACGGTTTCCTTTGTGAAAGGAATTATGGGACGTGAATTGGGTTTACAGCACTTAATTGTTCACACATAATGCAAAGGTATGAAAACCTTTATGGAAATGGTAGAGGTGCATGTTTTTGAACGTTATAGTTTTGAACTGTAAAGAGTTGATACTTACCACATTGTACCAGTAACATTTCAGTacgacaaaatttattttaaacttaatttttcacAGTCGTGTCTTctctacatacattttttttaatataagataaGGGGGGTAAActagcagcgggaacaccaaaaCGATCATCGTCGCCAATGGATATCTACAACACCAGAGGAATTGCAGTTGCGTTGCCGGCTTTTGAGTAAGTAATTccaaatagttatttaaacacatatgtcactaattttaaaatttaaattcaactttataaaaataataaactaaaatttattctatttaattatttcaagagtttattttactttgatcATGTTGAAATTTCTGAGGGCCCGGTCGTAACTCAAGTAAGCAAGTTTAGATAAGCCTCGCTGCCGTCTGCTAAGTCCGAACACCCGTATTTTCTATGGATTATCTAATATCAGCTTTGCCACACCATTTCTAGGATAGCTATTTATTGCATGAGAAAAGGTTACTATGATATGCATCACATTTCAAATATGAACCCTTACGTCGCCATATTTTCTcacacatttaatttataaagtattttttttaaataagcatACTGGTGAGTACAAATGTAACTGCATACTCGTTAAACTAtcaaaatatagaataatgaaaatatgattatattagtattttaataagttaaaaataaataatattaataaacattgtaaCTTAATTACGCCATAAAGTGAATCTTGTAACCAAGTTTTTAGAGTCCATTTTACATTAATGAAAGATACTTAGCTTTTGATCGTAATTCAAGTCAGCAAGTTAAGATAAGGCAACTAACCGTTTGGTGGGACTTTACGTCCCTACTTTTAGTAGATTATCTTTATGTCATACTCATGATGTATATTCTTTattcaaaaaacatttatacgtTACTACGCTGAATAACCTAATGATGTTCGCAACATCACATCACTTCGTGGGTTCGGATACCGCCATTCGATTGTTGTTTTTAACCATGTCCTAACATAAGCCTGGACCTCACTTTAAATAGTCAACTACcaataattattagtaaataaaactactaaataaaactggtcaactaattattttataatataacctccttctttttgaagtcggctaaaaatagaataaagtaCAAAGATAGTGGGGACCCGAGTTGAAGTTGAATTGTTTAtggaaaaaaacttttattaataaattaagccGCTTACATCTATTTCATGAGATCGTAAACCTTTTTTAACAAagcttttttatcaatattaactttattaataaaaaataatatttatttccttattatacaatatatgtAGCTATTGTCCCAGACTCCAtccagcgcggaattaaaaaaagttaatcagtaacctatgtgttcttccagactatgttttacatctaggCTAAATTTCACCGGATTCTATTAAACCGTTTTGGAGAAGTGTACCCTTCTCTTGCTATGGACTCACACATAAAACCCATGTTTCTaaacttgaaaatattcaactaaagtttgttaaattacttgtggataaaaaaacaaaatcaaaatgtaatcAGGACtcctttaaacttttttaaatatgtaaaacactACCTGTTAGtgtcaaacataaatatttaattgcagtTAACAATCGTGAgcatacttcttttttttaaatatatgtaatacctACAATACCCGAGCAATGATTGCAGGTAAATATATGGTGCCCAGGGTACATAATACATACGGAGACCGAACTCTTAAAAAACGTgtactgtatatattttatagtttaccTGCAGTCATTACGGATGAAAGTATCAaagggaaattaaaaaaagctcaaaaaatatttattacattcattgCCATAACTTCTTTTCTCATTactgatttaattatactttctttaaatttattttaattttaattatcatacttatttacttttattttatattgatttaaatttaaatttttgatcccacagtcaaattattttatataattttttgggacatagttctattttaggttatcattgtattataaataaataaataacaaacattcaacCATCCATcctaaatattcacatttatactattagtaatttatctttgattgattgtatttttttctttccccTACAGTATTTCATATCTAAAACTATACTTGAATGAAACCGGATCCatggaaaaaaagaaaaaaataacataattaacagGAATACTTGGTAAAATCCCATCATATTAAACTAAGCAAGCCCAGTTATTATAAAGATTTCTGTACTATTGTACACTGTACATATATTTTCCTTAttcatttgttaataattacatGTTTACCATGTTACTATAagtgttaattttaacatgaGATCACAACTAAATTATCATTGTAAATGCAAGAGTAATTCTATCTGTCTGTCGCGCTTTTACGGCAAAACTTCTGacctgatttaaaaaaaaatgatacaaATAATATCTGGAGTCTATGTCCTTTACATAGGCTTtaatgcgattttttttttataagggaTTGAGCttgaaactatttttataggCCGTTGATTCGACTTTAATGAATATgacattcaaattttataacagttttGGCCTCAAaagtgtaaaataacaaaagggaATCGaagatgaaagtttgtatatttaattatgtaaggtttatgtgaatgttttataagttttagttttaagaCAAGAGACAAAATTTTACAGCAATTCtgatataacatttaatgtataacattataaaatactaccCAAAGACACAATGGAATTGAACGAACAAAGTTGCGGGCACAACTagtattatagttattttattcgaTATATAAAGACACTTCACGATTTTTATAATCATTCTGTAAACAGCAACGACATAGGTCGGTATTCACAATGAATTCTTACGGTTTGATTGCGTTTTTCCTCATGGCAATAGTGGGAACAATTATTGCATCACCTGTTGATGAAAATAAGCCGTTTGGTAAGTTTTTTGTCTCTGTCGTACACTGATTGCATCTTTATCTGTTGATTGTAAACATTTGAATGATATCCCTAGGTAACCTTGAAAATTAttcgatattttaaaatgttatcttaagGTACAATATCGTTGGTATGATACATATTAAGATCtgattaacataatttttgtaatgttattgTCAGCTCATATGTGTTGTAAATAGGATCTTCTTTGAGATCTAAAAAGATCGTAAATTGTAAGACTGGCATTGTAAAAgcaagacatttttaaatgtgacaTGTTTACATATTCGAATATGAAGATGAATTCGAATAGATAGAAGGTTAGAGCAGTCTTACATTGAGGAGGAGTGTTGTAAATAGGATCTTCTTTGAGATCTAAAAAGATCGTACATTGTAAGACTGGCATTGTAAAAgcaagacatttttaaatgtgacaTGTTTACATATTCGAATATGAAGAAGAATTCGAATAGATAGAAGGTTAGAGCAGTCTTACATTGAGGAGGAGTGTTGTAAATAGGATCTTCTTTGAGATCTAAAAAGATCGTACATTGTAAGACTGGCATTGTAAAAgcaagacatttttaaatgtgacaTGTTTACATATTCGAATATGAAGAAGAATTCGAATAGATAGAAGGTTAGAGCAGTCTTACATTGAGGAGGCGTGTTGTAAATAGGATCTTCTTTGAGATCTAAAAAGATCGTACATTGTAAGACTGGCATTGTAAAAacaagacatttttaaatgtgacaTGTTTACAGATCTTTTTATATCTCAAAGAAGATcctatttataacaatatgagTACTCTTACATGtttaaatgtctattttaaataagaggTGACTAGGCTTGCGGATTGGTATTTTGGTGCAATGGTATTTTGACATATTGCACATAATTCTTATGTATAAATTAGCTgttgctcgcgacttcgtcggTATGGagtgaaaaaataatgttactcCCGTATATGTCAGCTACCTACCATTAAAAGTCTTGTCAAAATCTGTCCAGcagtttcggagattaccaaAAGCAAACGTGGACTTGTGGACACAAACAtacagagtaaaaaaaaatacaaaatagtttttcgTTATACGCAAATGCATCGGGTGTATTAATTTACTGTGATAGTTTTAGACactctaatttaattaactgtaTAGATAGATGTAGAAATTTAACGAGGaccaaatattttgtttattattaaagttaattgtaaagtacattttgagtaattaacaatattatttgcaGATTGTCCAGCAAATGAAAGGTACTATAAATGTTCTCTAGAAGTTTGCTACAAGAAATGTGAGAATTTGATCACCCCACCTCCTTGTCCATTGATAGCTGCAAATTGTTATCAACCCTCTTGTGAATGCGTAGACGGCTATTTAAGAGATTCCACTGGGACCTGTGTTACTGTTGAAGAGTGCATGAGACAGTTTTCATCCACCCATCACTGactttcatattttgtaaaacgatgatgaaaaaaaaacaacaatcgccattaaattgtaaaaaaaatatattgaaataaacaaaattgtatttgaaaagCAATcagaaagtttttaattttttttttaatgtttgacGTAGCTCCAGAGATGAGGTTAAATTACTTTGTACCTTAgagtaacattttataacaacgaATTATATTGAGAGTCATCTAGGTAtcaattactttatattacctatatatatCTAAAGATATTTTCCCCTATTATTCTTTTTCATATACTACAACTATCGTTTTTGCGAAATTGATAATGTTTTTGGTAAAACAACCATCCACATATTGACAAGTAAAACATGGTCataatatgaaaacaaaaattcgTAAGGAATTAAAAGGAaagaatatacattttatacaaatttagaATGTACATAAGTAAAAATCTTTCAACGTTTTCAAGTTTAAATAAGCACTTAAGGAAAAATGTTCTTGAAATTCCCGCTGCCTAAAATCATCTTAGTTATAAGcgaaaaatcgaaaaataataCGCCGTACTGGGTGAAATATTGATGAAGCAATCTAAATTACTTGGACGCGGCTACAGACTGCTTATGAATATAGTATACCTCGCTAAACCAGGCTAGAtatgcaattaaataaatgaaaactgtGCCATTTTTTAAGTATCAAAGATTTGAGGATTATCCGCCTGAGACAAGAGGGTAATATTTGTGGTGTTTATGtgtattgtatatatataggtTTTATGTTAATGCTATTGTGATCTTCTCTTTTGTAGCTTTATAGACCAATGTTGATGATAGGTGTGTTATTGGATTCGTCCTTTGTAAGTGTTACAGGGGTAAATTCAGTACGgttccttgttttttttttttaattaacaaatggctttatttaagaaagtaaaccattttattgataaattaactAGCTCACCTAACGTTGggatcaaaatatttaatatttcttgttatttGCTAATAGAATAATCCTGGAATGCTtttgaaaaatcaaataaaaataaagttccCCAATGAAGTAATTGTTTACATTCATATTTGGTACCAAGTCAACCATTCAACATATAATATAgctgtttatttcatttgttttttttattgagtacggtttttttattttaaaattagtatgtatttatgtatgtttatgttttcaattttctaACTGTTGTATTCCTGCTATTTATAATGCACCTTAATTGGtcattagtaatttaataaatttatttaaataaaaatagtaattttgttaattatgcgattctaaacaaaaatgttgGTTACGGTTCGCACAACAGAGAAGGTTAACATCGACATCGACAAatgttatgaattttaaaacaaaacaaaataaagaaagcaATACAAAACAACATCTTGAAGAAAATAccttgattttattattgtgcataaattatattaatgataattaaatcaattatgtaaaatgaattaaaaaaagaaatgagtcgatataatttttaaaatccattaaaattttgaatttttttagtaCTTTGCAAGTGTACTATATTTCAGTAGTTACTTGTTTTGTCACCCGGAATTACTTTCTTCTCTGCTGTAAATAGAAAACATGAaatcaattacaaataaaattataaagtataatcaaattacaagaacatttaaaaaagttagtgTAACTTTGAAACAACTTGAAAGAATGTTTTCTTTCCCATATCATATAAACACTCGCACGCTTACCGCTGGACGACACGTAGTTATCTTATGCCAAGatattttcaagttttacTTGTTAAAAGTTATACTTTCTTCTCAGATTTTGTTTAAGAAGATATCTCAAGTTACAGTctatattatagtttaattgTAGTTAAACAATATGAGTCAGTTTAATTAGAATTTGTGTATAATTGTGATTTAGCTCGTTAGTAGTGAACAGTGAAATACGTCGCGGTAAAACGCGTAAGTGACGGCTGCTGCATGGCGCTTATGCCCTTTTAATCGCAGACTCTAGTGACTAGCGTTATTAGTTTGCTTATTATTTTGTCCATCTCAAGTGCATACCCACAAAATGAGTTCGTGCCTCGGCTGTCAACAGCTCATCAATGTCACTGATAAAATCTCTTgttttgaatgtaaaaataacttcCACTACGCCTGTGTTGGATACACAAAGACATCTTTTGGCAGACTTGCAGCTAAAGCTAAGTCAAACTGGAAGTGTCCAGAGTGTAAATTACCTCCAAAAAACGACGATAATACTCCGGTTAAGTCAATGTTCGACAGTTCACCGCCCCACGTACCCTTACCGTCGGCGGCGGGGAACTTAGATgaatattttagaaacatgGAAGTATCACTTTTGTCGAAACTAAAGACTGAGTTGGTCTCtttaattgaagaaaaaatactaaagGACATACAGAAAAAAGTAGGTGCAATACCACAAGTTAAAGCACACCTTGATGAAATAACGCAAAGTCTGAGCTTGCTATCAGATAAGTACGATACAATACTTGCAGAAAACCAGCAATCACGGG
Above is a genomic segment from Papilio machaon chromosome 9, ilPapMach1.1, whole genome shotgun sequence containing:
- the LOC106718750 gene encoding venom peptide CtAPI-like; the protein is MNSYGLIAFFLMAIVGTIIASPVDENKPFDCPANERYYKCSLEVCYKKCENLITPPPCPLIAANCYQPSCECVDGYLRDSTGTCVTVEECMRQFSSTHH